One region of Corynebacterium capitovis DSM 44611 genomic DNA includes:
- a CDS encoding anaerobic C4-dicarboxylate transporter has translation MLLALQIVILLGAIVLGARMGSIAIGFAGGLGVLLLGLTGMKVTADDIPFDVIGIIMCVIAAISAMQLAGGMDYLVQLAERFLRRNPSRVTLYAPIVTWLMTVLAGTGHTAFSTLPVIVEVAKEGNVRPSRPLSVAVIASQMAIVASPISAAVVFMAATLEPLGVGYLQLLAVMIPATFLAIFPTAWLANRLGKNLRDDPEYQRRVEAGLVSHPAPASEYVAPKGAKASVLIFVIAIVLVMAYATLISDQVGLIANPTIPRNEAIMAIMLAAAAAILLVTRSSAAEILNTQVFRSGMSASVCVLGVAWLGTTFINHYIAQIQDISGGVLTSQPWLLAVVLFFAASLLYSQAATAKALIPAALAIGVSPLTAVAAFPAVSALFVLPTYPTLLAAVEMDDTGSTRIGKYVFDHPFILPGVVCIAVAVILGYALGAIVI, from the coding sequence GTGTTACTAGCACTACAGATCGTCATCCTTCTCGGCGCCATTGTTCTCGGCGCACGCATGGGCTCCATTGCCATCGGCTTCGCCGGCGGCCTTGGGGTCCTTCTTCTCGGCCTGACCGGTATGAAGGTCACCGCCGATGACATTCCGTTCGACGTCATCGGCATCATCATGTGCGTCATCGCCGCCATCTCCGCGATGCAATTGGCAGGGGGCATGGATTACCTCGTCCAGCTCGCTGAGCGCTTCCTCCGCCGCAATCCCAGCCGGGTAACGCTGTACGCGCCAATCGTCACGTGGCTCATGACGGTGCTTGCCGGCACGGGCCACACCGCGTTTTCCACGCTTCCCGTCATCGTCGAGGTTGCCAAGGAAGGAAACGTCCGTCCATCGCGGCCCCTGTCCGTCGCGGTTATCGCCTCCCAAATGGCCATCGTCGCCTCGCCCATCTCCGCCGCGGTCGTGTTCATGGCCGCCACCCTTGAACCCCTTGGAGTCGGTTACCTCCAGCTGCTAGCCGTCATGATCCCCGCCACGTTCTTGGCTATCTTCCCCACGGCGTGGTTGGCTAACCGTCTTGGAAAGAACCTCCGGGACGACCCCGAGTATCAGAGGCGCGTGGAAGCGGGATTAGTTTCCCACCCGGCGCCGGCTTCCGAGTACGTCGCCCCGAAAGGCGCAAAGGCGTCGGTGCTCATTTTCGTCATCGCCATTGTCCTCGTGATGGCGTACGCCACGCTTATCTCAGATCAAGTGGGGCTGATTGCAAACCCAACCATCCCCCGCAACGAAGCAATCATGGCCATCATGCTTGCGGCCGCTGCAGCGATCCTCCTAGTGACGCGCAGTTCGGCCGCCGAGATCCTCAACACCCAGGTGTTCCGTTCCGGCATGTCGGCGTCCGTGTGCGTGCTCGGTGTCGCGTGGCTGGGGACGACGTTCATCAACCACTACATCGCTCAAATCCAGGACATTTCCGGCGGCGTGCTCACCTCCCAGCCCTGGTTGCTTGCCGTTGTCCTCTTCTTCGCGGCGTCCCTGCTGTACTCGCAGGCCGCCACCGCAAAGGCCCTGATACCGGCCGCCCTTGCCATTGGGGTCAGCCCGCTGACGGCTGTGGCCGCCTTCCCGGCTGTGTCCGCGCTGTTCGTTCTGCCGACGTACCCGACGCTCCTCGCCGCCGTGGAAATGGACGATACGGGGTCGACGCGCATTGGCA